The genomic DNA CGTTATTTCCTTGAGCAAGTACGGCCAACATCCACCTGAACTGGAATCGTTTCGATGCCGCTTGCACTCGCGGGTGCCTGTCCTCCCGAACCAGAGCGCCTGAAACCACACCCAAAGGTTTCGCAGCAACAGGGCCAGACCCACGAAGAACGATCGCAGGATCGGGTTCCGGGTACTGGTCCGGATTCGCGCCTGACCGAGTTGCCGATAGCTGCTTTCGATCCCGAACCGTGTGCGATACGCGTCACGCACGTCCCTCGGTGCACCCGACACACGCCAGCTGGCGAATACCAACGTCTTGGCCCGCCGCTTGTTCGTCCGGTGGTGGCGGTAGCTCTTGTAACTCACACAGACCCTCACGGTCACCTCCTCACCCTTGTGACGGTGCGTGTGACGATACCAGCCGGCGGGCTTGCGCCGGAACATCCGCCATCCCGTGGACTTCTTCCCGCGACGCGGCTTCCGCCCGCGCATCACCACGGGCATCAGGAAGGGACAGTTGCGCTCCTGGAGAAACTGCATCACGGCGACGCTGAAAAACCCCCGATCCAGAAGCAGTTTGCGAATCCTCACGCCGCTGTTCCCGACCTCGGTCAGGAGTCGTTGCAGAACCTCGACCGTCGAGTCTTCCGCCCGGACCCACGTGTACGCCAGGGTATACCTGTGCCCATGATGAATCAGACAGGCGGTGGCGTAGGTAAAAAACGTGGTCGTCCCCGAGCGTGGCTTGTTGCCCCGGACGTGATTCTTGGGACCGTGTCCGTGATACGGAATTTCGTGGTAATCGATCGCCAGATCCCGAGACCGGCGGCGCGTGTTCGGCGGCAGCGGTTCGCGCAAGGCGTGGTTCAGCTTGGCTTCGAGCGGCTTGCGCTGTTTGGGCAGACGCGACTTCAATTCGCTGCGCGCCGTCTGATCGGAGATCGTACCCAGACGAAGGCAGGCCCCGAACAACGAGATGATGTTGGCCGCAGCCGTCAACACGACCTGGAGCAGAACCGGCGCAGAACATTTGCGCGAACTCGATGGTCTGAAGATCGGAGAGATCAGTTCCGCAGCCCGATCTTGAATTTGCCGGGAACACAGTTTAGGCTTCTTGGCAGAACGCATGTTTCGCCACTCCATGGCTAGGTCGTGCTAACCCACTATGGAGCCGAAACATGCGTTTTTTTCAAGACCACCTCCAATTTTGAACTACTGAAATCGTTCCGGCCGGCGTGCCGCTGACCTTGCCCGGCGTCGACCCGCTGAAGTACCAGCAGCCGACGACCGCCCCGACCGCGGTGGCCGCCACCGGGGAATGGCTGACGGCGAAAATGCGTTACAAGCACCCGGAAGCCGACACGAGCCGGGAACTCGTCCGGGCGATGCCCGGCGACGCGCTCGGCAAGTCGGCCCCGGCCGACTTCCAGTTCGCGGCGGCGGTCGCCGAGTTCGGGATGCTGCTGCGGCAGTCGCCGTACAAGGGCACGTCGAATTATGACCACGTACTGGTCGCGGCCGAGGCGAACGCCGGCACTGACCCGGGAAAGCACCGGGCCGAGTTCACCGCCCTGGTCCGACAAGCCCGGCGACTCACGAAGGTCGCGGCCGAGGAGCCGATCGCGGGAAAGAATTGAGCCGGGAGCCGAGTTTCACGCCCATCATCGAAGGGCTACCCGAACAAGTCCAACACCGGCTTTCCGGCGCTCACGGGGAGGGTAAAGCCGTCCGCGCCGAGGCGGGTCTCGGCCGGCACGCCCAGGGCGTGGAACAGCGTCGCCCCAAAATCTTCCGGTCGGACGGGCGAGTCTTTCACGTACGCGGCCGTCTTGTCGGACGCGCCGTACACTGCCCCGCCGCGGACGCCGGCCCCGGCCAGCAGAGCCGAGTAACACGCCGGCCAGTGGTCGCGGCCCAGGTTGCTGATCTTCGGTGCCCGCCCGAACTCGCCGACCATGACCACCAGCGTGCTTTCCAACAACCCACGGTCGGCGAGATCGTCGAGTAACGCGGACAGCGCCTCGTCGACCCGCGGCAACGCCCACCCGAGGCCGTACGAGCCGGTCCCGAAGATGCTCCCGATGTACGGGGCGGCCCCGGGGCCGTGCATGTCCCACGTCTGGACATTGACGAACTTCTCGCCCGGCGGGTTCCCGGTCCATGCGGTCACGGTCACGAGTCGGGTGCCGGCTTCGATCAGTCGCCGCGCCATAAGCAGGTTCTGGCCGAGGGGGTGCCGGCCGTACCGGTCGCGCAATTTCGGCGACTCGCGGTCCAGGTCGAAGGCGGCCCGCGTCTCGGGACCGGCGAGCAGGTCGACCGCCCGCTCGCGGTAGCGCGTCAGATTCGTCGCCCCCTGACCCGCCGGCGTGCGGCCGGCCGACTCGACCTGCCCGAGCAACCGGTGGCGGTCGCGCAACCGGTGGGACGGCACATCGGCGGGTGGGTCGAACGCCTTCACCCGGAAGCCCGGCGCGGCCGGGTTATCCAGGTCGGTCCCGACGCGGAGCGGGCTGTAGGCCGCCCCGAGGAAGCCGCCCGAGAGATACCGCGGCTGGACGTCACCGGCGAGATTCTGAACCCAAACGTAGGGAGGGACGTTTCCCCCCGGCGGGCACAGTTTCGCGACGACCGAGCCGACGTATGGTGTATTCTCGGCGGGTTGCGAGTGCCCGGTCATACAGACGTGCATGCCGCCGTCGTGGCCGGGGTTGCCGTGGGTCATCGACCGGACGATGGCGTACTGGTGTGCGCGGCGGGCGAGACGGGGCAGGTGTTCACAGACGCGCGTCCCGGGGACACTGGTGGGAATCGGCCGGAACGGCCCACGAATCTCTACCGGGGCGTCCGGCTTCAGGTCGAAGCTATCGATTTGGCTACACCCGCCGTACTGCACGACAAAGATGCACGATTTCGGCGATTCTGGTCGCCCGCGAGGCGTGGCCGCGTTCGCCCGGAGCAGGTCGGGCAGGCCCAGGCCGACGGCGCCGAGACTACCGAGCGTCAGCAACTGGCGGCGAGTCACGCCGTCGGGTAGTCGGACGGGGTTCATGGTGATCCCCTCGCACGAACGGGGTTGTTACCACAGTCCGTCGATCATATCCCGGAGGCGGGGACGAAGGTATCAACAAAACGGCCGCCGCGGAGCCGCGGGCCGCTCATCTCGAATGGCTTCAGTGCCTCGATAAGTCCGGAACGTCCGCGGCCGGGGTCCGCACAGAAGGGCGCTTGGGAGGTGTTTTCGGTTCGGGCGAGGGTTTTATCGTTGCTGGCGGGGGGCCGTGGTTTTACATTCTTCCACGTCACGCCGATTCCCAACCTGCTCCGATCCGGGGTTCTGACACATGACCGCACCCGCCGCGAACGACGTCCCGAAAGGGGGCGCGTTGCGACTGAAACTTTCCATCATGTTCTTTTTTCAGTTCTTTATCTGGGGTGCGTGGTTCGAACTCGGCTTCGACTACATTCCGAAACTCGGCTTCAACAACGACTGGCAGCTTCCGCTCATCTTCGGGGCGTTCAACGTCGGGGCCCTCGTCGCCTTGTTCTTCAGCACCCAGTTCGCGGACCGGAAGTTCGCGGCCGAGAAATTTCTCGCCCTGAGCCACCTCGTCGGCGGGTTGGCGATGATCGGGCTGTTCTACATCCGACGGGAACCGGGAGCCGAAAGCGCCCCGTTCTGGCCGTTCTTCCTGCTCATGCTGTTGCACTCCGTCTTTTACGTCCCGACGATCTCCATCACGAACTCCATCGCGTTCGCCAACCTGCGAAACCCGTCGCAGGATTTCGGGCCGGTTCGGTTGTGGGGGACGATCGGGTGGATTACCGCGTCGTGGCCGTTCATCTTCATCCTGGTCGACTGGGCGAAGGTGCCGGCGTTCGGGTCGACGGGGTTCGTCGATTGGCTCGGGAAGGCGTTGGGCAGCTCGCTGGCCGGTGAGCCGGCCATGGCACTCAAGGCTTACATCTTCCTTCTGTCCGGTCTGGCGTCCCTCATGCTAGCGGCGTTCAGTTTGATCCTGCCGCACACGCCCCCCAAGCCGGCGACCTCGGATGCGGATTCGCTCGCGTGGCTCAAGGCCATGAAACTCCTGCGGCACCCGTTCGTGCTCGTGCTGTTCCTGGTCACGTTCATCGACGCGGCCGT from Fimbriiglobus ruber includes the following:
- a CDS encoding transposase, producing the protein MRSAKKPKLCSRQIQDRAAELISPIFRPSSSRKCSAPVLLQVVLTAAANIISLFGACLRLGTISDQTARSELKSRLPKQRKPLEAKLNHALREPLPPNTRRRSRDLAIDYHEIPYHGHGPKNHVRGNKPRSGTTTFFTYATACLIHHGHRYTLAYTWVRAEDSTVEVLQRLLTEVGNSGVRIRKLLLDRGFFSVAVMQFLQERNCPFLMPVVMRGRKPRRGKKSTGWRMFRRKPAGWYRHTHRHKGEEVTVRVCVSYKSYRHHRTNKRRAKTLVFASWRVSGAPRDVRDAYRTRFGIESSYRQLGQARIRTSTRNPILRSFFVGLALLLRNLWVWFQALWFGRTGTRECKRHRNDSSSGGCWPYLLKEITTTKRFLIREHNCLKNKGFHSRGF
- a CDS encoding YfbK domain-containing protein; translated protein: MVPAGVPLTLPGVDPLKYQQPTTAPTAVAATGEWLTAKMRYKHPEADTSRELVRAMPGDALGKSAPADFQFAAAVAEFGMLLRQSPYKGTSNYDHVLVAAEANAGTDPGKHRAEFTALVRQARRLTKVAAEEPIAGKN
- a CDS encoding DUF1501 domain-containing protein, giving the protein MNPVRLPDGVTRRQLLTLGSLGAVGLGLPDLLRANAATPRGRPESPKSCIFVVQYGGCSQIDSFDLKPDAPVEIRGPFRPIPTSVPGTRVCEHLPRLARRAHQYAIVRSMTHGNPGHDGGMHVCMTGHSQPAENTPYVGSVVAKLCPPGGNVPPYVWVQNLAGDVQPRYLSGGFLGAAYSPLRVGTDLDNPAAPGFRVKAFDPPADVPSHRLRDRHRLLGQVESAGRTPAGQGATNLTRYRERAVDLLAGPETRAAFDLDRESPKLRDRYGRHPLGQNLLMARRLIEAGTRLVTVTAWTGNPPGEKFVNVQTWDMHGPGAAPYIGSIFGTGSYGLGWALPRVDEALSALLDDLADRGLLESTLVVMVGEFGRAPKISNLGRDHWPACYSALLAGAGVRGGAVYGASDKTAAYVKDSPVRPEDFGATLFHALGVPAETRLGADGFTLPVSAGKPVLDLFG
- a CDS encoding MFS transporter; the encoded protein is MTAPAANDVPKGGALRLKLSIMFFFQFFIWGAWFELGFDYIPKLGFNNDWQLPLIFGAFNVGALVALFFSTQFADRKFAAEKFLALSHLVGGLAMIGLFYIRREPGAESAPFWPFFLLMLLHSVFYVPTISITNSIAFANLRNPSQDFGPVRLWGTIGWITASWPFIFILVDWAKVPAFGSTGFVDWLGKALGSSLAGEPAMALKAYIFLLSGLASLMLAAFSLILPHTPPKPATSDADSLAWLKAMKLLRHPFVLVLFLVTFIDAAVHQSFFYWTFTFLGPKADGGVVDIPANWVGPVMKIGQIAEIVTMLFLGYVLKTFGWRTTMIIGVLGHAARFAVFAYMPEQYPAILINVVHGICYAFFFATVYIFVDEYFPKDVRSSAQGLFNVLILGIGPFTANFMCGRLNGIYTVDGVLQYPSLFKYSMGAALLGAVLLLLFFHPKKSVDQPSFSKVEEDAPPVA